Sequence from the Microbacterium faecale genome:
GTGCCGCGATCGCTCGTGACGCCGCGACGCGCGTCGCGGGCGAGCCGATCGCCTCCTTCCAGGGCAACGTCGAGGGCGCGACCGGCTTCGTCGGCGATCTCGTGCGCGAGGGGTGGGCGGTCGTGCTGGCCTCCGCCGGCACGGGCATGGTCGACCGCGCACGCGACGTGCTCGGCGAGCGCGGGGTCGCGGCACGGATCGTGGACGACCTGACCGAGGCGCCCGAGCGCGGCGTCGTCACGCTCGTGCAGGCGGAGGTCGAGCGCGGCTTCCGGGTGGAGCAGGTGAAGCTCGCGGTGCTCACCGAGGCGGAGTTCTACGGCCGCACGGCCGGCGGCGGCAGGCAGTCGGCGAATCGGCTCGCATCGCGCCGCCGCAACGTCGTCGACCCGTTGCAGCTGAAGCCGGGGGACCCGGTCGTGCACGCCACGCACGGCATCGGACGGTTCGTCGAGATGATGCAGCGCGAGGTGTCGACAGGCGGGCGCAACGCGCAGAAGTCGACGCGCGACTACGTCGTGCTCGAGTACGCCCCCGCCAAGCGCGGTTACCCGGGCGACAAGCTGTTCGTGCCCACCGACCAGCTCGACCTGCTGTCGAAGTACGTCGGCGGCGAGAATCCCCAACTGTCGAAGATGGGCGGATCCGACTGGTCTCAGACGAAGCGGAAGGCGCGCCGTGCGGTGCGCGACATCGCCGTCGAACTCGTCAAGCTCTATTCGGCGCGCATGGCGTCGAAGGGCCACGCCTTCGGCCCAGACACCCCGTGGCAGCGGGAGCTCGAGGAGGCGTTCGCCTTCGTCGAGACGCCCGACCAACTGCAGACGATCGACGAGATCAAGCGCGACATGGAACGCGAGATCCCGATGGACCGCCTGCTGTCCGGAGACGTCGGCTTCGGCAAGACCGAGGTCGCCGTCCGCGCGGCGTTCAAAGCGATCCAGGACGGCAAACAGGTTGCGATGCTCGTGCCGACGACGCTGCTCGTGAAGCAGCACATCGAGACGTTCTCCGACCGCTTCGCGGGATTCCCTCTGAACGTGCGCCCGCTGAGTCGCTTCCAATCCGACAAGCAGGCGCGCGAGACGCTGCGCGGGCTCGCGGACGGATCCGTCGACATGGTCATCGGCACGCACCGGATCCTCACGGAGGGGGTCGTGTTCAAGGACCTCGGGCTCATGATCATCGACGAGGAGCAGCGCTTCGGCGTTGAGCACAAGGACGCGCTCAAGAAGCTGAAGACGAACGTCGACATCCTCGCGATGAGCGCGACGCCGATCCCTCGCACCCTCGAGATGGCCGTGACGGGGATCCGCGAGATGTCGACCCTCGCGACCCCGCCCGAGGACCGCCACCCGATCCTGTCGTACGTCGGACCGTCGAACGACAAACAGGTCGCGGCGGCGATCCGTCGCGAGATGCTGCGCGAGGGGCAGATCTTCTTCGTGCACAACCGCGTGACGAGCATCCAACGCGTCGCCAACCACCTCGCCGAACTCGTGCCGGAAGCGCGCATCGCCGTCGCCCACGGCAAGATGGGCGAGCACCAGCTCGAACAGGTCGTCGACGACTTCTGGGAGCGCAAGTTCGATGTGCTCGTCTGCACGACGATCATCGAGACGGGAATCGACATCCAGAACGCCAACACGATCATCATCGATCGTGCCGACAAGTACGGCCTCGCCCAGCTCCACCAGCTTCGGGGGCGCGTCGGCCGCGGGCGCGAACGTGCATACGCCTACTTCGTCTACGACGAGCAAAAGCCGCTGAGTGAGACCGCCGCGGATCGCCTCGAGACGATCGCGGTCCACAACGACCTCGGCAGCGGCATCCAGGTGGCGATGAAGGATCTCGAGCTGCGCGGGGCCGGGAACCTGCTCGGCGCCGAACAGGCGGGGCACATCGAGGGCGTCGGCTTCGACCTCTATCTGCGGATGATCGGCGAGGCGGTCAGCGAGTTCCGCGGCGAGGCGACGGACGGGCCGGTCGAGCTGCGGCTCGAGCTCCCGATCGAGGCGCGGATCCCCGACGACTACATCGACAGCGAGCGGCTTCGGCTCGAGGCGTATCAGAAGCTCTCGGCCGCGGCCTCCTCCAGCGCCGACGATGACGCGATCGACCGTGTCGTCGAGGAGCTCGCCGACCGCTACGGCGAGCCGCCCACCGACGTCGCGGGCCTCGTCGAGGTCGCTCGGCTGCGGCGCCGTGCCGCGCAGTCGAAGCTCTCCGACGTCGTCGCGATGGGCAAGAACCTGCGCATCGCACCGGGAGCCCTGCCGGAATCCAAGGCGGTGCGCATGAAGCGGCTCTATCCGGGCGCGAAGATCGTCGCCGGGGGCGACGCGCTGATCGTCCCGCTGCCGATGAGCGGCGGCGAGCCGCTCGCCGACGCAGACCTCGTGACGTGGGTGCGCCAACTGCTCGACGCGCTGTTCCCGCTGTCGACTGCGCCGGATCCGCGTCCCGAGTAAGCTTGCCCGAGGTGTGCCGGGAAGTCTGGTCGGCTGAGCGAGCTGCGCTGCTCGCGAATCACCCGCGATCCGAAGGATTCTATGTCGCTGCTTCGCTCTGAGCGCTTCCCCGCGTTCCTCCTACTGGGCGCCGCCGCCCTCGGCCTCATCGTCGCGAATCTGCCGTTCGGCGATCGGGTCATCGAGTGGAGCCATCTCGAGATCGGTCCGGCCTCGCTGGGTCTGAACCTCTCGCTATCGCACTGGGTGGCGGATCTGCTGCTCGCGATCTTCTTCTTCGGCGTCGCCGTCGAACTGCAGTACGAGATGACGCGCGGCCAGCTGAACAGCCTTTCGAAGGCGATCAAGCCCGCCATCGCCGCGGCGGGAGGCGTGATCGTGCCGATCGCCGTCTACCTCGCCATCGCCGGTGGGCCCGAGACGAACAGCGGCTGGCCGATCCCCACCGCGACGGATATCGCGTTCGCGCTCGGTGTGCTGGCCATGTTCGGCAAGGGACTGCCGACGAAGGTGCGCATCTTCCTCCTCGCCCTCGCAATCATCGACGATATCGTCGGCATCGTGTTCATCGCGGTGCTGTTCGCGACGGACCTCGATTTCGGGATGATGCTGGCGGGCCTCGCCTGCATCCTCGTCTTCGCGATCCTGAGCCGTCTGCGCCGCAGCCTGAATACCCCGACGATCGTGATCGCGATGGTGATCGTGGCGCTGGCGGCCTGGGCGTTCACCTACCTGTCGGGTATTCACGCGACCATCGCCGGCGTTCTCCTTGGCCTGCTGAGCCGGCAGCACGAGGGCATGCAGGCGCGGCACGTGCTCGAGCCGTGGATCAACGCGCTGATCCTGCCGATCTTCGCATTCTTCTCGGCGCTCGTCGTGATTCCGCAGGTGGCGCTCGACGAGCTCTCTCCTGCACTCTGGGGGATCCTCGTCGCGCTGCCCGTCGGCAAGCTGATCGGCATCACGCTGTTCGGCTGGCTGGCGATGTTCGTGGGGCGCAAGAAGGGTGAGAAGCCTGAGTTGCCTGTCGCCGACATCCTGCCCGCGGCTGCCCTCGGCGGGATCGGCTTCACGGTGTCGCTTCTGCTGTCACGACTTGCATTCACCGACAACGTCGTCGCCGACGAAGCGGTGCTGGGTGTGCTGCTCGGATCCCTCATCTCTCTGATCCTGGCGGCATTCCTCGTCAGCGCTCGCGCACGGCATTACCGCCGCCTCGCCGAGCGCACCTGACGTGGCAGAGTGGGGCCGTGAGCGAAATCGGTGAGGGGCTGCGCCGCGCGGCCGAGGTGATGGATCGCGTCCGCGCCGACTGCGTCTGGTCGCAGCAGATGACCCACGAGAAGCTCGTGCCGTATCTCACGGAGGAAGCGGCCGAGGTGATCGAAGCCGTTGAGAGCGGGTCCGCCGCGGAACTGCGCGAGGAGCTCGGCGACCTGCTGTGGCAGGTGCTGTTCCATTCCGCCGTGTCGGACGAGTTCACGATCGACGATGTGGCGGGCGACCTGGCGGACAAGATGACGCGCCGCCACCCGCACGTGTTCGCGGGAGAGACCGCGGAGACGTCTGACCGCGTGCTCGAACTGTGGAACGCCGCGAAGGCCGACGAGAAGCGCGAACGCACTTCGGTGCTCGACGGGATCCCCGCGGGCATGCCCGCGCTGGCACGGGCTCAGAAGGTGCTCGGCAAGGGGGAGAAGGTCGGAGCCGGGCTCGAATTCGCCGAGGAGATTCTCGCGGCGGAGGCGCTCGAGGCCGCCGGCGAGGAAGAACTGCTGCCAGCCAGCGAGGAGGAGCTGGGTGAGGCGCTTCTCGCGCTCGTCGCACTCGCACGGGTGCGCGGCTGGGACGCCGAGCGCGCCCTCCGCGGCCGGACGCGGGACGTCGCCGAGGAGATCCGCGCCGCCGAGTAGCGGGCGGTGCGGTCCGCGCGCGACGCCTGGGATAATGGAAGGTCTATGGCTACTGTGAACCCGCCGCGCGGCATGCGCGACTTCCTTCCCGCCGAGAAGCGACGCCGCGAGCAGGTGCTCGCGATGATCCGGGATCGTTACGAAGCGCACGGCTTCGACGAGATCGAGACGCCCGTGATGGAGGACTATGCGCGTCTGCACGGCGGGCTCGGCGGCGACAACGAGAAGCTCGCGTTCACGGTGATGAAGCGCGCTCTCACGACCGAGAAGCTGCGCAGCGCGGCGGATCCCGCCGATCTCGCCGACCTCGGCCTGCGGTTCGACCTCACGGTTCCGCTCTCGCGCTTCTACGCGTCGCACCGCGGCGACCTCCCCGGCGTGTTCCGGGCGATCCAGATCGCGCCCGTGTGGCGTGCGGAGCGGCCCCAGAAGGGGCGCTACCGCCAGTTCGTGCAGTGCGACATCGACATCATCGGCGATGCGACCCCGCGCGCGGAAGCCGAGCTGCTCGCCGCGTCGCTCGACGCATTCTCCACGCTCGGCCTCCGTGACGTCACGATCCGCATCAACGACCGACGCGCGCTCGACGCGATGCTCGACGTGTTCGGATTCCCGGTGACCGACCGTCCCGGTGCACTCATCACGATCGACAAGCTCGACAAGATCGGCCCCTCCGGTGTCGCGGCGGAGCTGCGCGAGCGGGGATCCGCCGACGAGGCCGTCACGGCCCTGGAGGAGTTCCTCGACGGGCTCGCCGAGCCGACCGAGCCGTATGGCGCCGCGCAGATTCGCGCCCTGCTGCCCCAGGGGATCCCCGAGGACGTCGTCGACCACCTCGTCGGCATCGGAGAGGCTGTGGGCGGGCCCGCCGCCCTGCGCTTCGACCCGTTCCTCGTGCGCGGCATGGGGTATTACACGGGCACGATCTTCGAGGTCGAGCACCCGGAGGTGTCGTACTCGCTCGGCGGCGGCGGCCGCTACGACGGCATGATCGGTCGCTTCCTCGGCCAGGATGTGCCGGCGGTCGGCTTCTCAATCGGGTTCGAGCGCATCCTCGACCTCGTCGAGCTCGACCCCGCCGTGGGGAGCGAGGCGGTCGTGCTCGTGCACGATAAGGACGTGCCGGTCGCCGAGCTCCTCGCGCACAAGGAGGCGCTCGTCGCCAGCGGAGCACGAGTGCGCCTCGAACAGCGCCCGCGCAATCTCAAGGGCGCGCTCGAGCGCGCCGCGGCCGACGGGTACACCGTGTTCGCGACGGTCGCGCGCGGCCAGGACGAGCTCGAGCTGAAGCCGCTCGCGGAGCCGAGCGAATGACGATGCGTCCAGCGGAGGTGTTCTTCGCCGGGATCGTCATGCCGTCGGGACGAAGCCATCGGCTCGGCGGAGGCGGCCGACGCGTGAACGACCGGTGAACTCCCCGCGTTCGCGAGCGGCGGCGGGCGTGAGGTGGCCTCCGCCGCGCTAGCCTCGCGGCATGACCTCTTCCGGTTTCGTCCGGCGGCTCGGCCTCATCGACGCCGTCGCCATCGGACTCGGATCCATGATCGGCGCGGGCGTGTTCGCGGTGTTCGCTCCCGCCGTCGCGGTCGCCGGCAGCGGAATCCTCGTCGGGCTCGTCCTCGCCGCCGTCGTCGCGTTCTGCAACGCGACCTCGTCCGCTCAGCTCGCCGCCGTCCATCCTGTCGCCGGCGGAACGTACGCCTACGGCAACGCCGAACTCGGCGCCTGGTGGGGATACCTCGCGGGCTGGTGCTTCGTGGTCGGGAAGATCGCGAGCTGCGCCGCGATGGCACTCACCTTCGCGGCGTACGCGGCTCCCGGCTTCGAACGGCCCGTCGCGATCGCCGCGGTCGTGGCGCTGACGACCGTGAACCTATTCGGCGTCACGCGCACGGCGCTCGCGACCAAGATCATCGTGACCGTCGTGCTCGCCGTGCTGGCGTTCGTCGGGGCCGCCGCGATCGCCCAGCCGGCGGCTCCCGGCGGCCTCCTCGGCGACGGGATCCTCGTCGGCGGCTGGTACGGCATCCTCCAGTCCGCAGGGCTGCTGTTCTTCGCCTTCGCCGGGTACGCGCGCATCGCGACGATGGGCGAGGAGGTGACGCGTCCGTCCGTCACCATCCCTCGGGCCATCGTGATCGCGCTCGCGGGCGCCGTCGGCATCTACATCCTCCTCGCGCTGGCGGTGCTCACGACGCTCGGCACCGGCGCGGCCGGATCCGCCGCCCCGCTCGCCGACGTCGTCGCGACCGCGGGCTGGGACTGGGGCGAACCGATCGTACGTGTCGGGGCCGCGTGCGCCTCCCTCGGGGCGCTCCTCGCACTCGTCGCCGGCATCGGGCGTACCAGCCTCGCCATGGCACGCGGGGGCGACCTGCCGCGGTTCTTCGCACGGATCCACCCGCGCTCGCACGTGCCGCACCGCGCCGAGATCGCGGTCGCCGTAGTGGTCATCGCGATCGTGCTCGTCGCGGACCTGCGCGACGCGATCGGCTTCAGCTCCTTCGGCGTGCTGCTGTACTACTTCGTCGCGAACGTCGCCGCGCACCGCCAGGGAGCCGCCGCGCGGCGGTATCCGCGGGCGATGCAGGTCGTCGGCGCTCTCGGATGCGTCATCCTGGCCGCGACGCTGCCCTGGCCATCGGTGATCGGCGGTGTCGTTGTTGTCACGGCGGGGATCGCGGTGCGCGGGATCCGCCTCGTCATCGAACGCCGATCCGTGTGAGGCTCGAGTCTCGGACAGCGCGCGGCGCCCTGATAGCCTCGCCCACGGGCCGCGAAGACGCTGGCGGGGCCCTTTCGATGAGGTGAGGTGTGATGCTGGGACGCGCGATCGATCGGCGACACGGCGGCCGTGCCATCTTCTTCGCGAGTGAGGATCCGACCGGTTCCGCAGGCTCGTCGGACGAAGGCGTGACCGGGTCTGCGGACACGGTGCCGACGACCTGGCGGCGGTCCGTCTCGATCTCCCGCGGCGGCGCGATCACGCTGGGTGTGCTCTTCGGCGCGACGAACCTTGCGCTCGTCGCGGCGTGCGTCGTGGGGTTGCGCACGGACGGAAGCGTCCCTGTTCCCCTGTGGATCGCGCTGGCGATCATGCTGCCGGTGACGCTCGTCGCACTCGCCGCGCTGCGCTTCGACGTCCGCATCGACGAGCGCGGGGTCACGGCACGCGCAGCACTCGGCTGGCCCCGGGTCCGGGTCCCGCTCGAGAAGATCACCTCCGCCGACGTAATCGCGGAGGTAAGTCCGCTCGCCGACTTCGGCGGGTGGGGGTGGCGCACCGTCGGCGCGGGCGACGGTGTCGTGCTGCGCACCGGCGAGGCGATCCGCATCGGTCGCGACCGGCGCAGCGATCTCACGATCACGGTCGATGACGCGGCGGGCGCCGTCGCCGTCCTGAACGCCCTTCGACGTGAGGCCGGGCACGCGGTCGATCGCCCCTGAGACACGCGGGCGAACCTGTTCGCCGCGCCGCCGCGGTGCGAGATACTCGACGAAGCGATTGACCGCGCCGGAGGAGCCACCGTGACGTTGCACCACATTCCGCTGACAGCCGCACGACTCGAGCGGGGGCTGTTCGACTCCCGTCGCCGCCTGAATCGCGAGTACCTCGCTGCCCTGCAGCCCGATGCACTGCTGCAGAACCACTACATCGAGGCCGGTGTGGGATCACAGCTCTGGCACCTGCACCCCTCACGGGATTCGTCGCGCGACCGCGGCCTCGATCGCCACTGGGGCTGGGAGACGCCGGGCGCGCTCCTGCGGGGGCACTTCGTCGGGCACTGGATGTCGGCGGTCGCGCGCGAGGTCGCAGTGACCGGTGACGGCGTGCTGCGCGCGCAGCTCGACGCGGTGCTCGACGGCCTCGAGCGCTGTCAGCGCGAGAGCGACGGGGAGTGGCTGTGGGCGATCCCGCCGAGCGTCCTGCGTCGCCTCGACGAGGGACGCTCCGTATGGGCGCCGCAGTACAACATGCACAAGACCCTCATGGGCCTCGTCGACGTGCACCGTGACCTGGCCGACGAGCGTGCGCTCGCGCTCGCCCGGCGCGCGACTCAGCCACTGCTACGGTGGGTGCGCGGTCACGATGACGCCAGCTTCCAACGGATCCTCGAAGTGGAGACCGGCGGGATGCTGGAGGTCTGGGCGGATCTGTTGGAGGCGACCGGCGATCCGATCTATCGCGAGCTGCTCGACCGTTACTATCGCCGCTCGCTGTTCGACGGCCTCCTCGCGGGGCACGACGTGCTCACGAACATG
This genomic interval carries:
- the mfd gene encoding transcription-repair coupling factor — its product is MSLSGILRALDTSESFREAFAATSVDQDLSLVDGLDAPALAALIDRRQAAGEAGVLFVVVPTSRRAEQLATALAAFVPTADVREFPAWETLPHERLSPSAETVGRRLETLRALTAWDGERPLIVTASIRAAIQPVVPGLGDANAVSLAVGARDHDLDDIAVRLVELAYHRVDMVSRRGEFAVRGGILDVFPPTAPHPLRVEFFGDEVDQIREFSVADQRSVPGDVDRIELLPSRELLLTPSVRQRARELQHDYPGIAQMLEKMAEGIPAEGMESLSNLVAGPLVSIADYLPAGSTTAVVDPERAVSRAVSLKETNTEFLEAAWSAATAGGEAPVDLSSGGFLTLEELRERVRALDGVWWTLSPFDTGLGEIAAELSDAAEGAAIARDAATRVAGEPIASFQGNVEGATGFVGDLVREGWAVVLASAGTGMVDRARDVLGERGVAARIVDDLTEAPERGVVTLVQAEVERGFRVEQVKLAVLTEAEFYGRTAGGGRQSANRLASRRRNVVDPLQLKPGDPVVHATHGIGRFVEMMQREVSTGGRNAQKSTRDYVVLEYAPAKRGYPGDKLFVPTDQLDLLSKYVGGENPQLSKMGGSDWSQTKRKARRAVRDIAVELVKLYSARMASKGHAFGPDTPWQRELEEAFAFVETPDQLQTIDEIKRDMEREIPMDRLLSGDVGFGKTEVAVRAAFKAIQDGKQVAMLVPTTLLVKQHIETFSDRFAGFPLNVRPLSRFQSDKQARETLRGLADGSVDMVIGTHRILTEGVVFKDLGLMIIDEEQRFGVEHKDALKKLKTNVDILAMSATPIPRTLEMAVTGIREMSTLATPPEDRHPILSYVGPSNDKQVAAAIRREMLREGQIFFVHNRVTSIQRVANHLAELVPEARIAVAHGKMGEHQLEQVVDDFWERKFDVLVCTTIIETGIDIQNANTIIIDRADKYGLAQLHQLRGRVGRGRERAYAYFVYDEQKPLSETAADRLETIAVHNDLGSGIQVAMKDLELRGAGNLLGAEQAGHIEGVGFDLYLRMIGEAVSEFRGEATDGPVELRLELPIEARIPDDYIDSERLRLEAYQKLSAAASSSADDDAIDRVVEELADRYGEPPTDVAGLVEVARLRRRAAQSKLSDVVAMGKNLRIAPGALPESKAVRMKRLYPGAKIVAGGDALIVPLPMSGGEPLADADLVTWVRQLLDALFPLSTAPDPRPE
- a CDS encoding Na+/H+ antiporter NhaA, giving the protein MSLLRSERFPAFLLLGAAALGLIVANLPFGDRVIEWSHLEIGPASLGLNLSLSHWVADLLLAIFFFGVAVELQYEMTRGQLNSLSKAIKPAIAAAGGVIVPIAVYLAIAGGPETNSGWPIPTATDIAFALGVLAMFGKGLPTKVRIFLLALAIIDDIVGIVFIAVLFATDLDFGMMLAGLACILVFAILSRLRRSLNTPTIVIAMVIVALAAWAFTYLSGIHATIAGVLLGLLSRQHEGMQARHVLEPWINALILPIFAFFSALVVIPQVALDELSPALWGILVALPVGKLIGITLFGWLAMFVGRKKGEKPELPVADILPAAALGGIGFTVSLLLSRLAFTDNVVADEAVLGVLLGSLISLILAAFLVSARARHYRRLAERT
- a CDS encoding MazG family protein, whose product is MDRVRADCVWSQQMTHEKLVPYLTEEAAEVIEAVESGSAAELREELGDLLWQVLFHSAVSDEFTIDDVAGDLADKMTRRHPHVFAGETAETSDRVLELWNAAKADEKRERTSVLDGIPAGMPALARAQKVLGKGEKVGAGLEFAEEILAAEALEAAGEEELLPASEEELGEALLALVALARVRGWDAERALRGRTRDVAEEIRAAE
- the hisS gene encoding histidine--tRNA ligase, giving the protein MATVNPPRGMRDFLPAEKRRREQVLAMIRDRYEAHGFDEIETPVMEDYARLHGGLGGDNEKLAFTVMKRALTTEKLRSAADPADLADLGLRFDLTVPLSRFYASHRGDLPGVFRAIQIAPVWRAERPQKGRYRQFVQCDIDIIGDATPRAEAELLAASLDAFSTLGLRDVTIRINDRRALDAMLDVFGFPVTDRPGALITIDKLDKIGPSGVAAELRERGSADEAVTALEEFLDGLAEPTEPYGAAQIRALLPQGIPEDVVDHLVGIGEAVGGPAALRFDPFLVRGMGYYTGTIFEVEHPEVSYSLGGGGRYDGMIGRFLGQDVPAVGFSIGFERILDLVELDPAVGSEAVVLVHDKDVPVAELLAHKEALVASGARVRLEQRPRNLKGALERAAADGYTVFATVARGQDELELKPLAEPSE
- a CDS encoding APC family permease encodes the protein MTSSGFVRRLGLIDAVAIGLGSMIGAGVFAVFAPAVAVAGSGILVGLVLAAVVAFCNATSSAQLAAVHPVAGGTYAYGNAELGAWWGYLAGWCFVVGKIASCAAMALTFAAYAAPGFERPVAIAAVVALTTVNLFGVTRTALATKIIVTVVLAVLAFVGAAAIAQPAAPGGLLGDGILVGGWYGILQSAGLLFFAFAGYARIATMGEEVTRPSVTIPRAIVIALAGAVGIYILLALAVLTTLGTGAAGSAAPLADVVATAGWDWGEPIVRVGAACASLGALLALVAGIGRTSLAMARGGDLPRFFARIHPRSHVPHRAEIAVAVVVIAIVLVADLRDAIGFSSFGVLLYYFVANVAAHRQGAAARRYPRAMQVVGALGCVILAATLPWPSVIGGVVVVTAGIAVRGIRLVIERRSV